In Blastopirellula sp. J2-11, a single genomic region encodes these proteins:
- a CDS encoding sigma-70 family RNA polymerase sigma factor codes for MSDDTILLLAALSRGETGAAEKLLPLVYSELKGIAGRQMQRERADHTLQPTALVHEAYLKLIDQSRVQWQGRTHFCAIAANIMRRILVDHARGRNAAKRGAGAQKIAIDENLTPDEPSREVDLVALDDALERLAQLNPRHARIVELRYFGGLTVEETAATLDISASTVKNDWRAAKAWLLTQLEEH; via the coding sequence GTGAGCGATGACACTATTTTGCTATTGGCCGCGTTATCGCGCGGTGAGACCGGCGCCGCCGAGAAGCTGTTGCCGTTGGTCTACAGCGAATTGAAGGGAATCGCCGGGCGGCAAATGCAGCGTGAACGGGCTGATCACACGCTGCAGCCAACGGCGCTTGTGCACGAGGCCTATCTGAAGTTGATCGATCAAAGCCGCGTTCAGTGGCAAGGCCGTACGCATTTTTGCGCCATCGCCGCCAACATCATGCGGCGCATCCTGGTCGACCACGCGCGGGGTCGCAACGCCGCCAAGCGCGGCGCCGGCGCCCAGAAGATCGCCATCGACGAGAATCTGACGCCTGACGAGCCGTCGCGCGAAGTCGACCTGGTCGCTTTGGACGACGCGCTCGAGCGCTTGGCACAACTCAATCCGCGGCACGCACGGATTGTCGAACTCCGCTACTTCGGCGGACTCACGGTCGAAGAGACCGCCGCTACGCTCGATATCTCCGCATCCACCGTCAAAAACGACTGGCGCGCCGCCAAAGCTTGGCTGCTGACTCAGTTGGAAGAACACTAG
- the hemP gene encoding hemin uptake protein HemP, which yields MSSDESQRSDDDATFPAAQAASSDSAAAGPQSRIVDSNELMDGNSEILISHKGAFYRLRETRSGKLILQK from the coding sequence ATGTCCAGCGACGAATCGCAACGCTCTGACGATGACGCAACCTTCCCTGCGGCCCAGGCCGCGTCCAGTGATTCTGCGGCGGCTGGTCCCCAGTCAAGAATCGTGGACTCGAACGAGTTGATGGACGGGAACAGCGAGATCTTGATTTCCCACAAAGGCGCCTTCTATCGACTTCGCGAGACGCGCAGCGGCAAGTTAATCCTGCAAAAGTAA
- a CDS encoding macro domain-containing protein: protein MPFPLTLWLVHPDPSICEPLIARFDGLPGVIAQARRFENLPPHDCFVTAGNSFGMMTAGIDAAVVAFHGESLMTQVQNRILDEYLGEQPVGTAFVVETNTPGYPFVVHAPTMRVPGSIAGTDKVYAATLAALVVIYRHNVTHPQKISTVALPAMGAGFGGVAPSEVGRQMAAAYRNYLEPPHRFDWDMVARRQKQICYDGNRQVIRG, encoded by the coding sequence ATGCCATTTCCTCTTACCTTGTGGTTGGTTCATCCCGACCCATCTATCTGCGAGCCGCTCATCGCTCGCTTTGACGGTTTGCCTGGCGTAATCGCCCAGGCTCGCCGCTTTGAAAACCTGCCGCCGCACGATTGCTTCGTGACTGCGGGCAATTCCTTCGGCATGATGACCGCCGGAATTGACGCGGCTGTTGTCGCATTCCACGGCGAGTCATTAATGACGCAGGTCCAGAATCGAATCTTGGACGAGTACCTGGGAGAGCAGCCGGTCGGAACTGCTTTTGTGGTAGAAACCAATACGCCCGGCTACCCGTTTGTAGTACATGCGCCCACGATGCGCGTGCCGGGCTCGATCGCTGGGACCGACAAAGTCTATGCCGCAACCTTGGCCGCGCTGGTTGTGATCTATCGCCATAACGTGACTCATCCGCAAAAAATCAGCACGGTCGCACTGCCGGCGATGGGCGCCGGTTTCGGCGGCGTAGCGCCCAGTGAAGTCGGGCGTCAAATGGCGGCAGCTTACCGCAACTATCTTGAGCCTCCACATCGTTTCGACTGGGATATGGTGGCGCGGCGGCAAAAGCAGATCTGCTACGACGGAAATCGTCAGGTGATCCGCGGCTAA